The Ailuropoda melanoleuca isolate Jingjing unplaced genomic scaffold, ASM200744v2 unplaced-scaffold6460, whole genome shotgun sequence nucleotide sequence CTCTCCAATTTTCTTGAACTACTTGAATAACCTCATTTTTGTTAAGTTTCCTTGCTTGCTATGACTGAACTCATACGTTGGCTGACTGCTTTTCACAAGGAAGTACAGCTAACAAAACACCTCTTCAAGGACAAGCCTTCTTTCTCCCAGCTGCAACTAATCTCATTGCTTTATGCTCTCATGTCATGCTGTGCAAGCATAATATTCATGATACTACTCTGTTCTGTGTATCACTCCTACCACATCTAGGAGCTCCCTAAAGAGATACAGTTATCTTATTAACAAATTCTGGcccatagtaagtgttcagtaaatgtttgtgaaCGTGTGGATAAATGGATGAAAGGACGAATGATCTGATAATCATAGTATCTTATGAATAAACTTTCTATGACTTTTTCAAGGGACTTTTGTGAAAAGAGtgaagttttttctttaatgtcagAATTTGAAACTCAATGACATCTGTTTCTTTCAATAGCTCTGGTTCAtccctttataattatttttatttgtcccttTTAGGTAACACAAagtcaatgaataaatcaaattaCTCTTCAGTGTCTGAATTTGTGTTTCTGGGACTTTCTACCTCTAGACCAGTGCAGctttttctccttgccttctcTACAGTGTTTTATGTAACAATTGTTTTGGGAAACTTCCTTGTGGTGTTCACAGTGACCTTTGACCCTTACTTACACtcccccatgtacttctttttAGCCAATctctcatttattgatttgtgtctTTCTACCTTAACGGTTCCCAAGATGATATCTGATCTGCACTCAGGGCACAAAACCATATCCTTTCAGGGATGTGTCATCCAGATATTTGCCCTTCATTTCCTGGGTGGATCAGAGATGGTGCTGCTCATTGCCATGGCCCTGGATCGATACCTGGCCATATGTAAGCCCCTCCACTACCTGACTATCATGAGCCCTCAGATGTGCATTTTACTTCTGTCTGGTGCTTGGACTAttggcttcattcattcagcgGCTCAGTTAGCTTTTTTTGGCCACTTGCCTTTTTGTGGTCCTAATGAGATAGATAGCTTTTACTGTGACCTTCCTTGGTTTATCAGACTTGCCTGCACAGACACCTACAGAATGGAATTTGTGGTTACTGCCAACAGGTTCATTTCCATGGGCACCTTTTTCTTATTACTTATGTCCTATATCTTCATCCTGGTCACTGTGTGGAAACGTTCCTCAGGTGGTTTATCTAAGGCCTTTTCTACTCTGTCAGCTCACATCACCATGGTGATTTTGTTCTTTGGACCATGCATCTTTGTTTATGTGTGGCCATTTCCCACCGTGTCAGTAGATAAATTTCTTGCCATTTTGGACTTTATGATTACACCCATTCTGAATCCTGTTATCTACACACTGAGGAGCAAGGACATGAAGATGGCAATGAAGAGGCTGTGTAGTCAAATCCTGAGTTTGAGAATGATCTCCTAAATAACTCACAGGAGCACAAGTTACTGTTTGCATTTTCAAACAACTTCAACTAATACAGATTCTTAAATAATTATACCAAATTTGAGGCTGTTTTTTTCTAAAGTCaccattttttaatattcagaatagATCACTTATTATGAAAGTATATGGACTATCAGTTAACTCTCTATTTAACAAGTTGTTTGGCAACTGAATTAAAGTCCCAAGAAAGGTTTATGGGAAGTTGATGAAAAAGCACAAATTATAGAGTTAGAATCTGCTGAAAGTATGACCTCAGACATTAATTAGACCGTCTGGATTCAAACTGATCAATTTAGAGCTAATATATAGAAACTTTTGAGGGAACTATGAAATATACAGCTTTCCGTCGATTTAAACCTGGGATATgaataattcaatt carries:
- the LOC100484730 gene encoding olfactory receptor 4F6 encodes the protein MNKSNYSSVSEFVFLGLSTSRPVQLFLLAFSTVFYVTIVLGNFLVVFTVTFDPYLHSPMYFFLANLSFIDLCLSTLTVPKMISDLHSGHKTISFQGCVIQIFALHFLGGSEMVLLIAMALDRYLAICKPLHYLTIMSPQMCILLLSGAWTIGFIHSAAQLAFFGHLPFCGPNEIDSFYCDLPWFIRLACTDTYRMEFVVTANRFISMGTFFLLLMSYIFILVTVWKRSSGGLSKAFSTLSAHITMVILFFGPCIFVYVWPFPTVSVDKFLAILDFMITPILNPVIYTLRSKDMKMAMKRLCSQILSLRMIS